One window from the genome of Rhodopirellula halodulae encodes:
- a CDS encoding ATP-dependent helicase, translated as MSTFDVAGLNPPQAEAVQTLSGPLLVLAGAGTGKTRVVTFRIANLIKHGTQPDRILAVTFTNKAAGEMQERVGELLGHKKQKRRRGEKAPPKPAISTFHAQCVRILREHAPAIGFPATFAIYDRSDQESLARAVLRELRLPTAALKPSDMLSIISGWKNASVKPDQALSIASSDKEHFAASGYRRYQNGLRARGAMDFDDLLLHTETLFNEHADIRDREASRYDHVLVDEYQDTNGSQYRITKHLTQAHRNLCVVGDDDQSIYAWRGADVTHILSFSQDWPDAKVVWLEDNYRSTGAILEMANTLIDFNTVRHDKVLKPYRPAGKRPRIVQHKDEQAEAETVVREIKHLIENEHIQPKDISILFRTNEQPRLFETELRKHDVPYVMLGSQSFFDRREVRDIVAYLKWINQPDDEISLLRVINTPARGLSNKSIRMLIDRAVSKGVPIWQVMNDPESVADMTPAALRGIDQLKELLSDVRLRMENETLREGLETLLQRTAYADEIARLYDQPDERESRMASIGEVSNAIAAYEDKHEEPDLSGFLSDIALAGKEMGSEKDKLAMKNAVWLLTMHAAKGLEFPVVYMVGMEDGILPHSRTLKMGVDEDIAEERRLCYVGITRAQDQLTMSLALTRRKWGKPRPTKPSMFLYEITGQADNPNKYRKRKHGASRSAR; from the coding sequence TTGAGCACATTTGATGTTGCGGGTCTGAACCCGCCACAAGCCGAGGCGGTCCAGACTTTGTCAGGGCCACTGTTGGTGCTCGCGGGTGCTGGCACGGGCAAAACCCGTGTGGTGACATTCCGCATCGCGAACCTGATCAAGCACGGCACCCAGCCCGACCGCATTCTGGCGGTGACGTTTACCAACAAAGCCGCCGGCGAAATGCAGGAGCGGGTCGGTGAACTGCTGGGCCACAAAAAGCAAAAACGTAGACGCGGCGAGAAAGCCCCGCCCAAGCCTGCGATCAGCACGTTCCATGCTCAATGCGTGAGAATCCTGCGTGAACACGCTCCGGCCATTGGGTTTCCCGCCACCTTCGCGATCTACGACCGCAGCGATCAAGAATCACTTGCGCGAGCGGTGCTGCGTGAACTGCGTTTGCCCACCGCGGCTCTCAAGCCCAGCGACATGTTGTCGATCATCAGCGGTTGGAAGAACGCCTCGGTCAAACCGGATCAGGCGCTGAGCATCGCCAGCAGTGACAAAGAGCATTTCGCGGCCTCCGGTTATCGGCGGTATCAAAACGGTTTGCGGGCTCGTGGGGCAATGGATTTCGATGATCTGCTGCTGCACACGGAAACGCTCTTCAACGAACACGCCGACATCCGAGATCGCGAAGCCAGCCGCTACGATCACGTCTTGGTCGATGAATACCAAGACACCAATGGTAGCCAGTACCGCATCACCAAACACCTGACGCAGGCTCACCGAAATTTGTGCGTGGTCGGCGACGATGATCAGTCGATCTACGCTTGGCGTGGGGCCGACGTGACTCACATTTTGAGCTTCAGCCAAGACTGGCCCGACGCGAAAGTGGTTTGGTTGGAGGATAACTATCGCAGTACCGGCGCCATTTTGGAGATGGCAAACACGTTGATCGATTTCAACACGGTACGTCACGACAAAGTTCTGAAGCCGTACCGTCCGGCGGGCAAGCGACCTCGCATTGTTCAGCACAAAGATGAACAGGCCGAGGCGGAGACCGTGGTCCGTGAGATCAAGCACCTGATTGAAAACGAGCACATCCAACCCAAAGACATCTCAATTCTGTTCCGCACGAACGAGCAGCCTCGTTTGTTCGAAACCGAATTGCGGAAGCATGATGTTCCCTATGTGATGTTGGGAAGCCAGTCGTTCTTTGATCGTCGCGAAGTTCGTGACATCGTGGCTTACCTGAAATGGATCAATCAGCCGGACGATGAGATTTCTTTGTTGCGTGTGATCAACACGCCGGCACGTGGATTGAGCAACAAGTCCATTCGCATGCTGATTGATCGCGCCGTCTCCAAGGGCGTTCCGATTTGGCAGGTCATGAACGACCCGGAATCCGTCGCGGATATGACGCCCGCCGCACTTCGGGGCATCGATCAGTTGAAGGAACTGCTCAGCGATGTGCGTCTGCGGATGGAAAACGAAACGTTACGAGAAGGTTTGGAAACGCTGCTGCAGCGGACGGCCTACGCGGACGAGATCGCTCGATTGTATGACCAGCCGGACGAACGCGAATCTCGGATGGCGTCGATCGGCGAAGTCAGCAACGCAATCGCGGCGTACGAAGACAAGCATGAGGAACCGGATTTGTCAGGCTTTCTGTCCGACATTGCGTTGGCCGGGAAAGAGATGGGCAGCGAAAAAGACAAGCTGGCCATGAAGAACGCGGTTTGGTTGTTGACCATGCACGCCGCAAAAGGGTTGGAGTTCCCCGTCGTTTACATGGTCGGAATGGAAGACGGCATTCTGCCTCACAGCCGAACGTTGAAGATGGGCGTCGATGAAGACATCGCGGAAGAACGCCGGTTGTGTTACGTCGGGATCACGCGGGCGCAGGACCAACTGACAATGTCACTGGCGCTGACTCGTCGAAAATGGGGCAAGCCTCGTCCGACCAAACCCAGCATGTTCCTCTACGAGATCACGGGCCAGGCGGACAATCCCAACAAGTATCGCAAACGCAAACATGGGGCTTCGCGGTCGGCTCGCTAA
- the mch gene encoding methenyltetrahydromethanopterin cyclohydrolase, translating to MNTDAPRLNRENSPSPDLCRSAVRCFDELWDAAPRMNCDRVTIGGARVLDAGVNCLGSLEAGIGLARLCMGDFADISYSAKDSNDVVDLSVSVRTDHPVKACLAGQYAGWPVSVDDFFAMASGPMRMLRGKEAMLEHLELARPATEDDFAVGVLEADRLPTEDVIQTIANECGVTTHRLCLAIAPSTSLAGSAQVVARSVETALHKLHALDFDVTAVVSAHGNAPLPPPAKDGDTIQGIGRTNDAMLYGARVTLWVDADDDAIADVAAKVPSESSDDHGKPFAQIFKQYDYDFYKVDPMLFSPAVVTMHSLRSGKSWRHGRLMPDVLRESFSL from the coding sequence ATGAATACCGATGCTCCCCGACTCAATCGCGAAAACTCTCCCAGTCCCGACCTGTGTCGATCGGCGGTTCGGTGTTTTGACGAGCTTTGGGACGCTGCGCCTCGCATGAATTGCGATCGCGTCACGATCGGTGGGGCTCGCGTGTTGGATGCAGGGGTGAATTGCCTGGGGTCGCTCGAAGCGGGAATTGGATTGGCTCGGCTTTGCATGGGCGACTTCGCCGACATTTCTTACTCAGCGAAAGATTCCAACGATGTGGTCGACCTGAGCGTTTCTGTGCGGACTGACCATCCGGTGAAGGCTTGTTTGGCGGGGCAGTACGCCGGTTGGCCCGTGTCGGTGGATGACTTCTTTGCCATGGCCAGCGGCCCCATGCGGATGTTGCGTGGGAAAGAAGCGATGCTGGAACACCTGGAGCTCGCACGCCCCGCGACGGAGGACGATTTCGCTGTGGGAGTTTTGGAGGCTGATCGGTTGCCGACCGAGGACGTGATTCAAACGATTGCGAATGAATGCGGCGTCACGACCCATCGTTTGTGTTTGGCGATCGCACCCAGCACCAGTTTGGCAGGCAGTGCTCAGGTGGTGGCTCGTAGCGTCGAAACTGCGCTTCATAAGCTGCATGCGTTGGATTTCGATGTGACCGCGGTGGTATCAGCACATGGCAATGCGCCGCTGCCTCCGCCCGCGAAAGATGGCGACACCATCCAAGGCATCGGTCGAACCAACGATGCGATGCTGTATGGCGCTCGCGTCACATTGTGGGTCGATGCGGATGACGATGCGATTGCCGATGTGGCGGCAAAGGTGCCAAGCGAATCTTCTGATGATCACGGCAAACCCTTTGCTCAGATCTTCAAGCAATACGACTACGACTTCTACAAAGTCGACCCCATGCTGTTCAGCCCGGCTGTGGTGACGATGCATTCGCTCCGCAGTGGCAAATCATGGCGTCATGGTCGATTGATGCCTGATGTCTTGCGAGAATCCTTCTCGCTATGA
- a CDS encoding ecdysteroid 22-kinase family protein, which translates to MILTPDLSDWIRSTLGASSIESAQIVQSLWSGYGQIVRVQLRGCRHSSVIVKEISPPDQSSEHGQHPRGWNTSLSHRRKLRSYEVEQAFYATFADRCDEYCRVARCLATASDASKQVLILEDLDASGFPIRHRWLNPHQVKQGLAWLASFHAVFLHEADQATSSIAKGLWPVGTYWHLDTRPDELDAMPHGDLKLAASEIDERLRNARYQTLVHGDAKVANMCFRHEPNLAPAMVDFQYVGRGCGMKDVAYFFSSCISEDECERHEDEYLDSYFQSLRQAMTRREGSSVHLTSLEAEWRSLYPFAWADFVRFLEGWCPGHAKLTGHTQKMVQLALQKL; encoded by the coding sequence TTGATTTTGACGCCTGACCTCAGCGATTGGATTCGATCAACTCTCGGTGCTTCTTCGATCGAAAGTGCCCAAATCGTCCAATCGCTGTGGAGTGGCTACGGACAAATTGTGCGAGTCCAGCTTCGAGGCTGTCGACACTCGAGCGTGATTGTAAAAGAGATTTCTCCTCCAGATCAATCAAGCGAACACGGTCAACATCCGCGAGGCTGGAACACATCGCTATCGCATCGCCGTAAGCTTCGCTCGTATGAAGTCGAGCAGGCATTCTACGCCACGTTTGCAGATCGCTGCGACGAATATTGCCGGGTCGCCCGTTGTCTCGCGACCGCCAGCGACGCGTCCAAACAAGTTTTGATTCTGGAAGACCTGGATGCGAGCGGCTTCCCCATTCGCCATCGGTGGCTCAACCCTCATCAAGTCAAACAAGGGTTGGCGTGGCTGGCTTCTTTTCACGCAGTCTTTTTGCACGAGGCCGATCAAGCAACAAGCTCGATTGCGAAGGGACTGTGGCCGGTGGGCACCTACTGGCATCTGGACACGCGACCGGACGAGTTGGACGCGATGCCACACGGTGACCTGAAGCTTGCCGCGTCTGAGATCGATGAACGACTCCGTAACGCCCGCTATCAAACACTCGTTCATGGCGATGCCAAGGTGGCGAACATGTGTTTCCGCCACGAACCGAACCTTGCTCCCGCGATGGTCGACTTCCAGTATGTCGGTCGCGGATGTGGCATGAAGGATGTCGCATACTTCTTCAGCAGTTGCATCAGCGAAGACGAGTGCGAACGCCATGAAGACGAGTACCTGGATTCCTACTTTCAGTCGCTGCGGCAAGCGATGACGAGACGGGAAGGTTCCTCGGTTCACCTAACTTCATTAGAAGCCGAGTGGCGAAGTCTTTACCCATTCGCATGGGCGGACTTCGTTCGCTTCCTAGAAGGCTGGTGCCCGGGGCACGCAAAGCTCACGGGGCACACTCAGAAAATGGTGCAGTTGGCTCTTCAGAAGCTTTGA
- a CDS encoding sulfatase, with protein sequence MNRPLLSQKLSNLAAIVSIACLIATAFLPQVSRAEDRRPPNVVFFLVDDLGFMDIGANNPDTFYETPRIDELAQSGMRFTNGYAANPVCSPTRYSILTGKYPSRVDATNFFTGTRAGRFRPAPLNNRMPLEEVTLAEALKDAGYATFFAGKWHLGPSEEYWPENQGFDINRGGHNAGGPYSGNRYFSPFKNPRLEDHGEGEHLPDRLATEAAAFIADHQDQPFLAYLSFYSVHTPLMGRPDLVKKYLAKAERLGIADREAFGEEEQVFPSAKSSTRRVRTLQNHAVYAAMVEAMDQAVGKVLDQIESLQLRSNTIVILTSDNGGLSTSEGSPTSNLPLRGGKGWVYEGGIREAFLIRAPGVTESGSTNDTPVCSIDFYPTILDLCGQDLPSDRVVDGQSLRPLLNGQPLDRQSLFWHYPHYSNQGGFPGGAIREGDWKLVERYEDGRVHLYNLAQDIGERNDLAAKHPERVTEMRSRLHDWYVDVDAKFLREKDGKQPWQPKQ encoded by the coding sequence ATGAATCGTCCGCTGCTCTCGCAAAAGCTGTCCAACCTCGCCGCAATCGTTTCAATCGCATGTTTGATTGCGACAGCCTTTTTACCGCAGGTCTCTCGTGCCGAGGATCGACGTCCACCCAACGTTGTCTTTTTCTTGGTTGATGACTTGGGCTTCATGGACATCGGTGCCAACAACCCGGACACGTTTTACGAAACGCCGCGAATTGACGAACTCGCCCAATCGGGCATGCGGTTCACCAACGGCTATGCGGCCAATCCCGTTTGCAGCCCGACGCGATACAGCATTCTGACGGGCAAATACCCCTCTCGGGTCGATGCCACCAACTTCTTCACAGGCACGCGGGCCGGACGTTTTCGTCCTGCACCGCTGAACAACCGAATGCCGCTGGAAGAAGTCACACTCGCCGAAGCATTGAAGGACGCTGGCTACGCGACGTTCTTCGCCGGCAAATGGCACCTCGGTCCATCGGAAGAATACTGGCCCGAGAACCAAGGCTTCGACATCAACCGAGGCGGACACAATGCGGGCGGGCCGTACAGTGGCAATCGATACTTCTCGCCGTTCAAAAACCCTCGCTTGGAAGATCATGGGGAAGGCGAGCATCTGCCCGATCGACTGGCGACAGAAGCTGCCGCATTCATCGCGGACCATCAAGACCAACCCTTCCTGGCGTACCTGTCTTTCTACAGCGTTCACACACCCTTGATGGGACGACCGGACTTAGTCAAGAAGTATCTAGCCAAAGCTGAGCGACTTGGTATCGCAGATCGAGAAGCCTTTGGCGAAGAAGAGCAGGTTTTTCCATCCGCAAAATCTTCCACGCGACGAGTCCGCACGCTGCAGAATCACGCGGTGTACGCGGCGATGGTCGAAGCCATGGACCAAGCGGTTGGCAAAGTCCTGGACCAAATCGAATCGCTTCAGTTACGGTCCAACACGATTGTCATCCTGACCTCCGACAACGGTGGACTCAGCACGTCGGAAGGGTCACCCACCTCCAATCTGCCGCTTCGCGGTGGCAAAGGATGGGTTTACGAAGGTGGAATCCGAGAGGCCTTTTTGATTCGGGCACCCGGTGTCACAGAGTCCGGTTCCACCAACGACACGCCCGTCTGCAGCATCGATTTCTACCCGACGATCCTGGACCTGTGCGGTCAAGACTTGCCGAGCGACCGAGTCGTCGACGGGCAATCGCTCCGGCCGCTTCTGAATGGCCAACCACTCGATCGCCAATCGCTTTTCTGGCACTACCCTCACTACAGCAATCAAGGCGGCTTTCCCGGAGGCGCCATCCGTGAAGGCGACTGGAAATTGGTCGAGCGGTACGAAGACGGGCGAGTGCACCTTTACAACCTTGCCCAGGACATTGGCGAACGAAACGACCTTGCTGCCAAGCACCCTGAGCGGGTCACCGAGATGCGATCGCGTCTGCATGATTGGTATGTTGATGTCGACGCGAAATTTCTTCGTGAGAAAGATGGCAAGCAACCGTGGCAACCGAAGCAATGA
- a CDS encoding fatty acid CoA ligase family protein — translation MSEGPCNRESTRLRAETDRASGNVASRLTAVAKILPGAIAIAEPAGPIKRDGSDRDYQLVTFKTLDERSTQIARGLLASGIQPGMRLVSLVPFGAQFIELVFAMMKAGVVVVLIDPGMDRKHLIGCLQEVNPDGFMGIPKAQAIRTILRGKFPNAKHNVTVGRRWFWGGKTLRQILELGERHGDQVLPDVQTADPAAVIFTTGSTGPPKGVAYTHQTFHAQIDRIRDRYEIRQGSRDLACFPLFGLFDAVMGVTTIIPDMDPTRPADVDPRKLIQAARQWEVDQAFGSPALWKTVTRWCEANAVGRPFPTLQRVLSAGAPVPAATLQSLRQFVHEDARVETPYGATEALPIASIESRVVITETGPAAAKGKGVCVGSRFEGVDWKIIAIEDGPIGDMEQTQELPRGKIGELIVRGPMVTRQYVTRTDQNAAHKIFDSANGVESFWHRMGDVGYLDSQDRFWFCGRKAHRVVTSDRTFFTIPCESVFNVDDQVEKCALVGVGPAGNQQPVLVVQPVDLTVADDEQRSQILEQRLRDRAARNPLTQRLDRFVIRNRPLPVDIRHNSKIFREKLAAELEATG, via the coding sequence ATGAGTGAAGGTCCCTGCAACCGAGAGTCCACGCGTCTGCGCGCGGAAACCGATCGGGCATCAGGCAATGTCGCTTCGCGGTTGACCGCGGTTGCGAAGATTTTGCCGGGAGCGATCGCCATCGCGGAACCGGCCGGACCGATCAAGCGAGACGGATCCGATCGCGATTATCAACTGGTGACCTTCAAAACGCTCGACGAACGCAGCACTCAAATCGCTCGTGGTCTGCTGGCGAGCGGCATTCAGCCCGGAATGCGTTTGGTGAGCTTGGTCCCGTTTGGAGCTCAGTTCATCGAGTTGGTCTTTGCGATGATGAAAGCCGGCGTGGTCGTGGTGTTGATCGACCCAGGCATGGATCGCAAACACCTGATCGGTTGCCTTCAAGAAGTGAACCCCGATGGTTTCATGGGCATCCCCAAGGCTCAAGCCATTCGGACGATCTTGCGTGGCAAATTTCCAAACGCCAAGCACAACGTGACGGTCGGGCGTCGGTGGTTTTGGGGAGGCAAGACACTGCGGCAGATTCTGGAGCTGGGGGAACGTCACGGCGATCAGGTGCTGCCTGATGTGCAGACCGCTGATCCCGCGGCGGTCATCTTTACCACCGGTAGCACGGGGCCGCCCAAAGGAGTTGCCTACACGCATCAAACGTTCCACGCCCAAATTGACCGCATTCGCGATCGCTATGAAATCCGTCAAGGCTCTCGCGACTTGGCCTGTTTTCCATTGTTTGGATTGTTCGATGCTGTGATGGGAGTGACGACCATCATTCCCGACATGGATCCCACTCGACCCGCCGACGTGGATCCGCGAAAGTTGATTCAGGCTGCACGACAATGGGAGGTGGATCAGGCGTTTGGTTCACCGGCTCTTTGGAAAACCGTCACCCGCTGGTGTGAGGCCAATGCGGTGGGGAGACCGTTTCCAACCCTGCAACGGGTCTTGTCAGCGGGAGCCCCCGTGCCCGCGGCGACGCTGCAATCATTGCGTCAGTTCGTTCACGAAGACGCTCGTGTCGAAACACCTTACGGCGCAACCGAGGCTTTGCCGATTGCTTCGATCGAATCGCGAGTGGTGATCACAGAAACGGGACCGGCGGCTGCCAAAGGCAAAGGCGTCTGCGTGGGATCAAGGTTCGAAGGCGTGGACTGGAAGATCATCGCGATCGAAGATGGCCCCATCGGCGACATGGAGCAAACGCAAGAATTGCCTCGCGGAAAGATTGGCGAGTTGATCGTTCGAGGACCGATGGTGACGCGACAATACGTGACACGAACGGATCAGAATGCGGCGCACAAGATTTTCGATTCAGCGAATGGAGTGGAAAGCTTTTGGCATCGCATGGGCGACGTTGGCTACCTCGATTCGCAAGATCGTTTTTGGTTCTGTGGACGGAAGGCTCACCGGGTGGTCACCTCTGACCGAACGTTTTTCACGATCCCTTGTGAGTCCGTGTTCAATGTTGATGATCAAGTCGAAAAGTGTGCGTTGGTCGGTGTCGGTCCCGCGGGAAATCAGCAGCCCGTCCTGGTCGTGCAGCCGGTGGATCTGACGGTGGCCGACGATGAACAACGGTCGCAGATATTAGAACAGCGTTTACGTGATCGGGCGGCTCGCAATCCACTGACTCAGCGGCTAGACCGGTTTGTCATTCGAAATCGGCCTTTGCCAGTCGATATTCGTCATAACAGTAAGATCTTCCGCGAAAAACTGGCGGCGGAGCTCGAGGCGACCGGTTGA
- a CDS encoding peroxiredoxin family protein, whose protein sequence is MNFKTLVVVSMVPALLLAALISPQPTGANDARPTRSTPEPTVGQPAKDFTLEAVAGQSSDLVRLGELTGEGPVVIAVLRGFPGKQCPACVGQVADLVKHARQFQEHNAKVLLIYPGPAAQLHAHAKDFLQGSSLPKPFTMLLDPDYSFTEAYGLRWDAPRETAYPTTIVVGEDGKIDFVNISRTHRGRTTATTVLEQL, encoded by the coding sequence ATGAATTTCAAGACTCTTGTTGTCGTATCAATGGTACCGGCACTCCTGCTGGCAGCATTGATCTCACCACAACCGACCGGTGCCAACGACGCTCGCCCCACACGATCGACGCCAGAACCCACGGTCGGCCAACCAGCCAAAGACTTTACCCTCGAAGCCGTCGCCGGACAGAGTTCCGACTTGGTCCGACTCGGTGAGCTAACCGGCGAAGGCCCCGTGGTCATTGCGGTTCTGCGTGGGTTTCCTGGCAAGCAGTGCCCGGCGTGCGTGGGCCAAGTCGCAGATTTGGTGAAGCATGCACGACAGTTCCAAGAACACAATGCGAAGGTGTTGCTGATTTACCCCGGACCGGCGGCACAGTTGCACGCTCATGCGAAAGACTTCCTGCAGGGGTCGTCGCTTCCCAAGCCATTCACCATGCTATTGGACCCGGATTATTCCTTCACGGAAGCGTACGGGCTCCGCTGGGATGCCCCCCGCGAAACGGCTTACCCCACAACGATCGTCGTGGGTGAAGATGGCAAGATCGACTTCGTCAACATCAGTCGAACTCATCGCGGCCGCACCACCGCCACCACTGTCTTGGAACAGCTTTGA
- a CDS encoding DUF1579 family protein, whose protein sequence is MIRKFFFATALLACGVYSAGTTVSANDEPAGNGKSTPAELRALRAMVGEWDVSVEVWPNGKDKPSIQFAGTETNRPFGQHWIASDLVTTYQDREVRVHSIIGYDLDQKSLVGTIVDHGPYAATMKGELDADTKTIHWTTHAKTPDGKPILQKTSVTQMTGKQRVLTMMVPGKTEGEMTEVMKIEYTKKAE, encoded by the coding sequence ATGATTCGCAAATTTTTCTTCGCGACCGCTTTGCTCGCTTGTGGCGTCTACAGTGCCGGAACCACTGTTTCAGCCAATGACGAACCCGCAGGCAATGGCAAGTCGACCCCAGCAGAACTGCGTGCCCTGCGAGCCATGGTGGGGGAATGGGACGTGTCGGTTGAAGTCTGGCCCAATGGAAAGGACAAACCGTCGATCCAATTTGCCGGCACCGAGACCAATCGGCCATTTGGCCAGCATTGGATCGCCTCCGATTTGGTCACCACGTATCAAGATCGAGAGGTGCGAGTGCACAGCATCATTGGTTACGACCTCGACCAGAAATCACTGGTGGGAACAATCGTCGACCACGGACCCTACGCTGCGACCATGAAGGGTGAGCTAGATGCCGACACCAAGACCATTCACTGGACGACTCATGCCAAAACGCCCGACGGAAAACCCATATTGCAGAAAACATCGGTGACTCAAATGACCGGGAAACAACGTGTGCTAACCATGATGGTTCCCGGCAAAACCGAAGGCGAAATGACCGAGGTGATGAAGATCGAATACACCAAGAAAGCCGAATGA
- a CDS encoding ATP-grasp domain-containing protein: MSRPRILVLGGRDAARQPAISRSNETSFKLGWHLSQLSEAATRHDAEILFADYESLRGHIAASNDQANHLSTGQAGHATAWCYRGDGETAGEVSLSQFDAILTRTMPAGSLEQVTFRLAVLHDLVSAKTGPRVINSPRGLELAIDKFATLTLARRLELPTPRTQVVQSRTAAMEAFEQLGGDVVVKPIFGGEGRGVMRLRDTELAWTVFSTLTQMDAVCYLQEFVGPGGVDLRVLIVGDHAHAVRRTSENDFRTNVRGGGQSTRVELLPKWESASRLLCRDMGLTFAAVDWIESATGELQLIEVNGIPGWKGAQKVVPVRIADQIIEELVKQS; this comes from the coding sequence ATGAGTCGACCGAGAATATTGGTTCTCGGAGGCAGAGACGCTGCTCGGCAACCGGCAATCAGCCGATCCAATGAAACGTCGTTCAAGCTGGGATGGCATTTGTCTCAGCTGAGCGAAGCCGCGACTCGGCATGACGCGGAAATTTTGTTTGCCGACTACGAGTCCTTGCGTGGTCACATCGCCGCCTCCAATGACCAGGCGAATCATCTGAGCACGGGCCAAGCTGGGCATGCGACGGCTTGGTGTTATCGCGGCGATGGAGAAACGGCAGGCGAAGTCTCCCTCTCGCAATTCGACGCTATCCTGACGCGAACGATGCCGGCTGGATCGTTGGAACAGGTGACGTTTCGATTGGCGGTGCTGCACGATCTGGTGTCGGCGAAAACTGGGCCTCGTGTGATCAATTCTCCGCGAGGTTTGGAACTTGCCATCGACAAATTTGCCACGTTGACACTCGCTCGCCGATTGGAACTGCCGACGCCAAGGACCCAGGTGGTGCAGTCGCGAACGGCGGCGATGGAGGCGTTTGAACAACTAGGGGGCGACGTGGTCGTCAAACCGATCTTCGGTGGCGAAGGGCGGGGTGTGATGCGTCTGCGGGATACCGAGTTGGCTTGGACGGTGTTCTCGACGCTGACTCAGATGGATGCGGTTTGTTATCTGCAGGAGTTTGTTGGGCCCGGCGGAGTGGATCTGCGGGTATTGATCGTCGGTGATCATGCTCATGCCGTTCGTCGCACCAGCGAAAACGATTTCCGGACCAACGTTCGCGGTGGAGGCCAGAGTACAAGAGTGGAGTTGTTGCCGAAGTGGGAGTCCGCGTCGCGTTTGTTGTGTCGCGACATGGGACTGACGTTTGCAGCCGTCGATTGGATCGAGTCGGCGACGGGCGAGTTGCAATTGATCGAAGTCAACGGTATCCCCGGTTGGAAAGGGGCTCAGAAGGTCGTCCCGGTTCGCATCGCGGATCAAATCATTGAGGAATTGGTGAAGCAGTCATGA